Proteins from one bacterium genomic window:
- a CDS encoding universal stress protein, producing MRFERILFYSDLSQAADCAFPFALGLAGSSSNSHLYVVHVLPSPYRFYAEILEPGLAMGLSPEMAAVAEKTLQERYGAQLEKGPQSSFHALVGVEGVELVRFVKKHQVQAVVMAASVGEARMRGVQSPLRAFLAKRSPCPVLLVQPARERPRRAYRGGRAKVLEMRDFRKRGTRSVVEESD from the coding sequence ATGCGGTTTGAGAGGATTCTTTTTTACTCGGATCTGAGTCAGGCGGCCGACTGTGCCTTTCCTTTTGCCTTGGGTCTTGCCGGCTCCTCTTCCAATTCTCACCTTTATGTGGTCCATGTCTTGCCTTCCCCTTACAGGTTCTATGCCGAAATCCTAGAGCCAGGCCTGGCCATGGGATTGAGTCCGGAAATGGCCGCTGTGGCCGAGAAGACGCTTCAGGAGCGCTACGGGGCACAACTGGAGAAGGGCCCCCAGAGTTCATTCCACGCCCTGGTGGGGGTAGAGGGCGTGGAATTGGTCAGGTTCGTAAAGAAACACCAGGTGCAGGCAGTGGTCATGGCAGCTTCAGTGGGGGAGGCCCGAATGAGAGGAGTTCAAAGTCCCCTCAGGGCTTTCTTGGCCAAAAGATCCCCATGTCCGGTTCTGCTTGTGCAGCCAGCAAGAGAAAGGCCCAGAAGGGCTTACCGAGGTGGGAGGGCCAAGGTCCTGGAGATGAGGGATTTCAGGAAGCGGGGAACCAGATCTGTGGTTGAGGAGTCGGATTGA